A window of the Agrococcus jejuensis genome harbors these coding sequences:
- a CDS encoding cystathionine gamma-synthase — translation MTGFSTRAIHDGQPFDPRTGAVVPPIFLSSTFVQDGVGTFRDGYEYGRGGNPSRDQLQQQLASLEGGTHAFAFGSGLAGEDALLRAILKPGDHVLMANDVYGGTHRLVSRMFVPWGVELSTADFADLDAVRAAIRPTTKVLWVETPSNPLMKITDLAALAELGHAAGAVVVADNTFASPFLQQPLALGADVVVHSTTKYVGGHSDIVGGAIVTADAELADAVGFVQFGVGAVNSPFDAWLTTRSLKTLAVRMERHSSNAQAVAEALVGHPALEAVHYPGLPTHPGHEIAARQMSGFGGMVSIQVRGGADEALAIVRRTELFQLAESLGGVESLICYPSEMTHASVKGTELAVPTNLLRLSVGIEDAADLITDITTALQS, via the coding sequence ATGACCGGATTCTCGACGAGGGCCATCCACGACGGCCAGCCGTTCGACCCCCGTACCGGTGCGGTGGTGCCGCCGATCTTCCTGTCGTCGACGTTCGTGCAGGACGGCGTCGGCACCTTCCGCGACGGCTACGAGTACGGCCGCGGCGGCAACCCGTCGCGCGACCAGCTGCAGCAGCAGCTCGCGTCGCTCGAGGGCGGCACCCACGCGTTCGCGTTCGGCTCGGGGCTCGCGGGCGAGGATGCGCTGCTGCGCGCCATCCTCAAGCCCGGCGACCACGTGCTCATGGCGAACGACGTGTACGGCGGCACGCACCGCCTCGTGTCGCGCATGTTCGTGCCGTGGGGCGTCGAGCTGTCGACCGCCGACTTCGCCGACCTCGACGCCGTGCGCGCTGCCATCCGGCCGACGACGAAGGTGCTGTGGGTCGAGACGCCGTCGAACCCGCTCATGAAGATCACCGACCTGGCGGCGCTCGCCGAGCTCGGTCACGCGGCGGGTGCGGTGGTCGTCGCCGACAACACGTTCGCGTCGCCGTTCCTGCAGCAGCCGCTCGCGCTCGGCGCAGACGTCGTCGTGCACTCGACGACGAAGTACGTCGGCGGGCACTCCGACATCGTCGGCGGCGCGATCGTGACGGCGGATGCCGAGCTCGCGGATGCGGTCGGCTTCGTGCAGTTCGGCGTGGGCGCCGTGAACTCGCCGTTCGACGCGTGGCTCACGACGCGGTCGCTCAAGACGCTCGCGGTGCGCATGGAGCGCCACTCGTCGAACGCGCAGGCGGTCGCCGAGGCGCTCGTCGGGCACCCGGCGCTCGAGGCCGTGCACTACCCGGGCCTGCCCACGCATCCCGGCCACGAGATCGCGGCGCGGCAGATGTCGGGCTTCGGCGGCATGGTGTCGATCCAGGTGCGCGGGGGAGCGGACGAGGCGCTCGCGATCGTGCGCCGCACGGAGCTGTTCCAGCTGGCGGAGTCGCTCGGCGGCGTCGAGTCCCTCATCTGCTACCCGAGCGAGATGACCCACGCCTCCGTCAAGGGCACCGAGCTCGCCGTCCCCACGAACCTCCTCCGCCTGTCGGTCGGCATCGAGGACGCCGCCGACCTCATCACGGACATCACCACCGCCCTCCAGAGTTGA
- a CDS encoding PDDEXK family nuclease, translated as MTPDIPELEHHRSVGVGEAIGHGISQKALRDERYHRPFWGVRSSSPPDDAIDLVRQYAPRLRSGQVIAEAAAARLHGLPIPPGTPRGVQLLVPKGAYRPAARGVSARSIAAARLQPVRVDGLPVADPLLTWLTLARVYDVPWLVAVGDALVTSADNYPGLRGSRPACTIEDLARGVAGWGTMAGIGRLRLALPLVRLGVESPWESITRVLLVDGGLPEPEVNEQILHDGAFVARPDLLYRDARVAIQYDGDGHRSDRTQWQADIARDVRLRSIGWEVIHVTQDTLTEPWRLVALVRATLAARS; from the coding sequence ATGACACCGGACATCCCCGAGCTCGAGCACCACCGATCCGTCGGCGTCGGCGAGGCCATCGGGCACGGCATCTCGCAGAAGGCGCTCCGTGACGAGCGGTACCACCGGCCGTTCTGGGGCGTGCGCTCGAGCTCTCCGCCTGACGATGCGATCGATCTCGTGCGCCAGTACGCACCGCGTCTGCGGTCGGGTCAGGTGATCGCCGAGGCAGCGGCCGCTCGACTCCACGGGCTCCCGATCCCACCTGGAACGCCTCGGGGCGTGCAGCTCCTGGTTCCGAAGGGCGCGTACCGCCCGGCGGCGCGTGGCGTGAGCGCGCGCTCGATCGCCGCGGCGAGGCTGCAGCCCGTGCGCGTCGACGGGCTGCCCGTGGCGGATCCGCTGCTGACGTGGCTGACCCTCGCTCGCGTCTACGACGTCCCGTGGCTCGTCGCCGTCGGAGATGCGCTCGTCACGAGCGCGGACAACTACCCCGGCTTGCGTGGCTCTCGCCCCGCGTGCACGATCGAGGACCTCGCGCGCGGTGTCGCGGGCTGGGGCACGATGGCGGGCATCGGCCGATTGCGCCTCGCGCTCCCGCTGGTACGCCTCGGCGTCGAGTCGCCATGGGAGAGCATCACCCGCGTGCTGCTGGTCGACGGCGGTCTCCCTGAGCCGGAGGTGAACGAGCAGATCCTGCACGACGGCGCATTCGTCGCCCGACCCGACCTGCTCTACCGCGACGCGCGCGTCGCCATCCAGTACGACGGCGACGGTCATCGCTCAGACCGCACGCAGTGGCAGGCCGACATCGCGCGCGACGTGCGTCTGCGGTCGATCGGGTGGGAGGTCATCCACGTCACGCAGGACACGCTCACGGAGCCGTGGCGACTCGTCGCGCTCGTCCGCGCCACGCTGGCCGCGCGGAGTTGA
- a CDS encoding MFS transporter — protein MPDAPASTAAYTRTERLDRLPFTRRHGRLLVGSGIGWALDAMDVGLISFVMAALAVQWQLDGTTLGWIGSIGFVGMAIGATLGGLVADRLGRRQVFAITLLVYGIATGAAALSTGVAMLIALRFVIGLGLGAELPVASTLVSEFAPRRIRGRVVVWLESFWAVGWIAAAAIGAFVIPLSDDGWRWALAVGIVPTLYAVVVRMGLPESVRFLEAKGRHDEAERIVREFEAAAGDARTELPPATPKVLAGVEADSAQSIWSPAVRRRTAGLWIVWFCINLSYYGAFIWIPSLLVAQGFDLVRSFQFTLIITLAQLPGYAVAAWLIEVIGRRSTLAIFLAGSAVAAFAYGLAAADWQIIAAGCALSFFNLGAWGALYAIGPELYPTSVRGTGTGAAAGFGRIASIIAPLIVTPLVALGGTPLLFAVFAAAFALAAVSAFALLPEQRGKPLA, from the coding sequence ATGCCCGACGCACCCGCATCCACCGCCGCGTACACCCGCACGGAGCGGCTCGACCGGCTGCCGTTCACGAGGAGGCACGGTCGCCTGCTCGTCGGCTCGGGCATCGGCTGGGCGCTCGACGCCATGGACGTCGGCCTCATCTCGTTCGTCATGGCCGCCCTCGCGGTGCAGTGGCAGCTCGACGGCACGACGCTCGGCTGGATCGGCTCGATCGGCTTCGTGGGCATGGCGATCGGCGCGACGCTCGGCGGGCTCGTCGCCGACCGTCTCGGCCGCCGCCAGGTGTTCGCGATCACGCTGCTCGTCTACGGCATCGCGACGGGCGCCGCCGCGCTCTCGACCGGCGTCGCGATGCTCATCGCGCTGCGCTTCGTGATCGGCCTCGGGCTCGGCGCCGAGCTGCCCGTCGCATCCACCCTCGTGTCGGAGTTCGCGCCCCGCCGCATCCGCGGCCGCGTCGTCGTGTGGCTCGAGTCGTTCTGGGCCGTCGGATGGATCGCGGCCGCGGCGATCGGCGCGTTCGTCATCCCGCTCTCCGACGACGGCTGGCGCTGGGCCCTCGCGGTCGGCATCGTGCCGACGCTCTACGCCGTCGTCGTGCGGATGGGGCTGCCCGAGTCGGTGCGGTTCCTCGAGGCGAAGGGGCGGCACGACGAGGCCGAGCGCATCGTGCGCGAGTTCGAGGCCGCCGCCGGCGACGCCCGCACCGAGCTGCCGCCCGCGACGCCGAAGGTGCTCGCGGGCGTCGAGGCCGACTCGGCGCAGTCGATCTGGAGCCCCGCCGTGCGCCGCCGCACCGCTGGGCTGTGGATCGTGTGGTTCTGCATCAACCTGTCGTACTACGGCGCGTTCATCTGGATCCCGTCGCTGCTCGTCGCGCAGGGCTTCGACCTCGTGCGGTCGTTCCAGTTCACGCTCATCATCACGCTCGCGCAGCTGCCCGGCTACGCCGTCGCCGCCTGGCTCATCGAGGTGATCGGGCGGCGCTCGACGCTCGCGATCTTCCTCGCGGGCTCGGCCGTCGCGGCGTTCGCGTACGGCCTCGCAGCCGCCGACTGGCAGATCATCGCCGCCGGATGCGCGCTCTCGTTCTTCAACCTCGGCGCGTGGGGCGCGCTCTACGCCATCGGGCCCGAGCTCTACCCGACGTCGGTGCGCGGCACGGGCACGGGCGCTGCGGCGGGCTTCGGCCGCATCGCGTCGATCATCGCCCCGCTCATCGTCACCCCGCTCGTCGCCCTCGGCGGCACCCCCTTGCTGTTCGCGGTCTTCGCCGCGGCCTTCGCCCTGGCCGCCGTCTCCGCCTTCGCGCTCCTCCCCGAGCAGCGAGGCAAGCCCCTCGCATAG
- a CDS encoding amidohydrolase: MLRAVVNAHVIPVEGDPFDGTIVIRDGRIEALGADVQVPEGAEVVDVAGAQVTPGLVDAHVHLGVHPEGDGGAASDTNEMTGVNQAAVRTIDAIDPFDEGFDVALAGGVTTVNVNPGSGNPIGGLATTLHTHGRIVDRMVLREPAGLKSALGENPKRVYGERKQTPSTRLGTAKVIREAFVAAQNYLRKHADPDTTADVDLTHEAIAKVLRREIPWRQHAHRADDIVTAVRIAEEFGYDLVIDHGTEAHVVADLLAERNIPVLIGPLFTTKSKMELRGRSIANPGKLAKAGVEISIITDHPVIPISFLVHQASLAVREGLDRETALRSITINPSKALGVAHEVGSLEVGKRADVVVWDGDWMDPMARPSLVLIDGAEVYRREDGVETIAPRS; the protein is encoded by the coding sequence ATGCTGCGCGCCGTCGTCAACGCCCACGTCATCCCGGTGGAGGGCGACCCGTTCGACGGCACCATCGTCATCCGCGACGGTCGCATCGAGGCGCTCGGCGCCGACGTCCAGGTGCCGGAGGGCGCGGAGGTCGTCGACGTGGCGGGCGCGCAGGTCACGCCGGGCCTCGTGGATGCGCACGTGCACCTGGGCGTGCACCCCGAGGGCGACGGTGGCGCGGCGAGCGACACGAACGAGATGACGGGCGTCAACCAGGCGGCCGTGCGCACGATCGACGCGATCGACCCGTTCGACGAGGGCTTCGACGTCGCGCTCGCGGGCGGCGTCACGACCGTCAACGTCAACCCGGGCTCCGGCAACCCCATCGGCGGCCTCGCCACGACGCTGCACACGCACGGTCGCATCGTCGACCGCATGGTGCTGCGCGAGCCCGCAGGCCTGAAGTCGGCGCTCGGCGAGAACCCGAAGCGCGTGTACGGCGAGCGCAAGCAGACGCCGTCGACGCGCCTCGGCACGGCGAAGGTCATCCGCGAGGCGTTCGTCGCGGCGCAGAACTACCTGCGCAAGCACGCCGACCCCGACACGACGGCCGACGTCGACCTCACGCACGAGGCGATCGCCAAGGTGCTGCGCCGCGAGATCCCGTGGCGCCAGCACGCGCACCGCGCCGACGACATCGTCACGGCCGTGCGCATCGCCGAGGAGTTCGGCTACGACCTCGTCATCGACCACGGCACCGAGGCGCACGTCGTCGCCGACCTGCTGGCCGAGCGGAACATCCCCGTGCTCATCGGCCCGCTCTTCACGACGAAGTCGAAGATGGAGCTGCGCGGCCGATCGATCGCGAACCCCGGCAAGCTGGCCAAGGCGGGCGTCGAGATCTCGATCATCACCGACCACCCCGTCATCCCCATCTCGTTCCTCGTGCACCAGGCGTCGCTCGCGGTGCGCGAGGGCCTCGACCGCGAGACGGCGCTGCGCTCGATCACGATCAACCCGTCGAAGGCGCTCGGCGTCGCGCACGAGGTGGGCTCGCTCGAGGTCGGCAAGCGCGCCGACGTCGTGGTGTGGGACGGCGACTGGATGGACCCGATGGCGCGACCCTCGCTCGTGCTCATCGACGGTGCCGAGGTGTACCGCCGCGAGGATGGCGTCGAGACGATCGCTCCGCGCTCGTGA
- a CDS encoding multidrug effflux MFS transporter — MTAVTHPGDLLTRRRRVATIVVLGLLTALGPFTIDLYLPAFPVLADDLGATDGQVQLTLAATTLGFALGQLVLGPLSDRIGRRWPLVATSTLHVLTSIAIAVAPNVEVLTVLRVLQGLGAAGGAVVAMAMVRDLFSGRSLVVYLSRLALIMGLAPILAPVIGSWLLEVTQWRGIFWVLALYGAIVILLVATLLRETLPPERRLRMGSGTLGSYRRVLGDRRFVGVAIIGSAGFAGIFSYLSTSPLLLQEVYGLSATEFGAVFAVCSVGVFIGVQTSSRLATRFGPQWVLAWSTAGMVVAAILMLVLDRSGLGLAGFIPAMVTFTLSFGLTMPCVQVLALVEHGSEAGTAASLIGASNMLLASIVGGVIGNFAVHDAVPMGAVMLGGGLLATLSLWLLVRPRTVPALVD, encoded by the coding sequence GTGACGGCCGTCACGCATCCCGGCGATCTGCTCACGCGCCGTAGGCGCGTCGCGACCATCGTCGTGCTGGGCCTGCTCACGGCGCTCGGCCCGTTCACGATCGACCTGTACCTGCCGGCCTTCCCCGTGCTCGCCGACGATCTCGGCGCGACGGATGGGCAGGTGCAGCTGACGCTCGCCGCGACGACGCTCGGCTTCGCGCTCGGCCAGCTCGTGCTGGGCCCGCTGAGCGACCGCATCGGCCGGCGCTGGCCGCTCGTCGCGACGTCGACGCTGCACGTGCTCACGTCGATCGCGATCGCGGTCGCGCCGAACGTCGAGGTGCTCACGGTGCTGCGCGTGCTGCAGGGCCTCGGTGCCGCGGGCGGTGCGGTCGTCGCGATGGCGATGGTGCGCGACCTGTTCTCGGGCCGCTCGCTCGTCGTCTACCTCTCGCGGCTCGCGCTCATCATGGGCCTCGCCCCCATCCTCGCGCCGGTCATCGGCTCGTGGCTGCTCGAGGTCACGCAGTGGCGCGGCATCTTCTGGGTGCTCGCGCTGTACGGCGCGATCGTGATCCTGCTCGTCGCGACGCTGCTGCGCGAGACGCTGCCGCCCGAGCGTCGCCTGCGGATGGGGTCGGGCACGCTCGGCAGCTACCGCCGCGTGCTGGGCGACCGCCGCTTCGTGGGCGTCGCGATCATCGGCTCGGCCGGGTTCGCGGGCATCTTCTCGTACCTGTCGACGTCGCCGCTGCTGCTGCAGGAGGTCTACGGGCTGAGCGCGACGGAGTTCGGCGCCGTGTTCGCCGTGTGCTCGGTGGGCGTCTTCATCGGCGTGCAGACGTCGTCGCGGCTCGCGACGCGCTTCGGCCCGCAGTGGGTGCTCGCGTGGTCGACGGCCGGCATGGTCGTCGCCGCCATCCTCATGCTCGTGCTCGACCGCTCGGGCCTCGGCCTTGCGGGCTTCATCCCGGCGATGGTCACGTTCACGCTGTCGTTCGGCCTCACGATGCCGTGCGTGCAGGTGCTCGCGCTCGTCGAGCACGGCAGCGAGGCCGGCACGGCCGCGTCGCTCATCGGTGCGTCGAACATGCTGCTCGCGAGCATCGTCGGCGGCGTCATCGGCAACTTCGCCGTGCACGACGCCGTGCCGATGGGCGCGGTCATGCTGGGCGGCGGCCTGCTGGCGACGCTGTCGCTGTGGCTGCTCGTGCGCCCGCGCACCGTGCCTGCGCTCGTCGACTGA